In a genomic window of Cardiocondyla obscurior isolate alpha-2009 linkage group LG08, Cobs3.1, whole genome shotgun sequence:
- the LOC139104987 gene encoding protein dimmed, with translation MRSKVMHESTWETKWTTESSQSSKGLRRTTKRTGLKLSKPSRGDTIEERTLRRLESNERERMRMHSLNDAFQSLREVIPHVTKERQLSKIETLTLAKNYIVALTDVICAMRSEERSEDQQTSSSNSSSDEQQLESTTVRVNIPASKSCGSKTQNFY, from the exons ATGCGATCTAAAGTGATGCATGAGAGTACTTGGGAGACAAAGTGGACTACGGAATCGTCGCAAAGTAGTAAAGGCTTGCGACGAACAACGAAGAGAACGGgattaaaattgtcaaaacCCTCTAGGGGAGATACAATAGAGGAGAGAACTCTTAGAAGGCTGGAAAGTAATGAACGCGAGCGTATGCGAATGCACAGTTTGAATGATGCCTTTCAG TCCCTGCGTGAAGTAATTCCTCATGTGACTAAAGAAAGACAGCTCTCGAAAATTGAAACATTAACGTTGGCCAAAAATTATATAGTGGCTCTCACAGATGTAATATGCGCTATGAGAAGTGAGGAACGATCGGAGGATCAGCAAACAAGCAGCTCCAATTCGTCAAGCGATGAACAGCAACTAGAATCAACTACTGTTCGTGTGAATATTCCTGCTTCCAAATCTTGCGGTTCGAAAactcaaaatttttattaa
- the P32 gene encoding complement component 1 Q subcomponent-binding protein, mitochondrial → MNGIVRSVLRATSVRNVLSSCGSNSSQHIRTLWNVCGRRQTAEIAPFISSLDLHNIRTRRCYSRSHTKAEKELVEFLAEEIIAEKKAQKLKMIPTEIEGFKVSLNGAEVNLKKRDDTDTIHISFNVNHTVDADTDEDLNSNSDNVEIGEMKSKPTFTVDIIRGDQTLGFTCSFNNQPGASGADDNYNDIFGIDEISLYEGKHSDKVYSVAGEIIDGYLYDLLMNYLEEKGVSNEFAEKLIELSTCYEHTAYVSLLEGLSKFTSGK, encoded by the exons ATGAACGGTATTGTAAGAAGTGTATTACGCGCTACGTCCGTACGCAACGTGCTATCGTCATGTGGCAGCAATAGTAGCCAACATATCCGAACCTTGTGGAATGTTTGCGGCCGCCGGCAGACTGCCGAAATTGCGCCTTTCATTTCCTCGCTCGATTTACACAATATTCGCACTCGGAGATGTTACAGCAGATCGCACACCAAAG cggaGAAAGAATTAGTAGAATTTTTGGCCGAGGAGATAATAGCTGAAAAAAAGGCACAGAAATTGAAAATGATACCAACAGAAATAGAAGGCTTTAAAGTATCTCTCAATGGTGCTGAagttaatcttaaaaaaagagatgacACTGATAC catCCATATTTCATTCAATGTGAATCACACAGTAGATGCAGACACTGATGAGGATTTAAATTCTAATAGTGATAATGTAGAAATTGGCGAGATGAAAAGCAAGCCAACCTTTACAGTAGATATAATAAGGGGTGATCAAACTCTAGGCTTTACATGTTCTTTCAATAACCAGCCTGGTGCATCTGGTGCAGATGATAATTACA ATGATATTTTTGGCATTGATGAAATCTCGTTATATGAGGGGAAACATAGCGACAAAGTATATTCTGTAGCTGGTGAGATTATTGATGGT TATCTGTACGATTTACTGATGAACTATCTCGAGGAGAAAGGCGTTTCAAATGAATTTGCAGAGAAACTAATCGAATTGAGCACATGTTACGAGCATACGGCTTATGTCAGCTTATTGGAGGGCTTATCAAAATTTACGTCTGGAAAGTAA
- the LOC139104980 gene encoding DNA polymerase delta subunit 2, translated as MEVKEPLEYDRKTVSFRDFGRFKLTDRKYDNDSLNIYTARLNDLRKDTLHRAKLKWNDHQYVEISRLSLESPEKSYILVGVIYKDQKLKPSLLRDLSKELQLEARPSGTYASVDDKLFLEDETLRVRLVGNHMDVQEVVTGVVCAVLGRELENGTFLVEDWCFPGYCPKPSSSGGLSVEDGKILLVCGLDLVNNTDELSLDLLSEWVTGMAGCANTQKEEAVIARIIIAGNTIRGSETIYNHKGYHETKSHDEYKIKENIKAMHKLDAFLSNILHCCCVVLMPGEFDPTCNYSMPQQPFHPCTLQKSVRFKSLHGATNPWIGNIGCRVVAGSCGKPILDIMKIAGLSQLSPLEWLERTLTWRHYAPTGPDTLPIYPFFKNDPFVMDEWPDIYFAGNMDKYDTKIVTADEGHAVRLICIPKFSEAKTAVLVNLQDLTTQPVSFGDDLT; from the exons ATGGAAGTCAAAGAGCCTCTCGAATATGATCGAAAAACTGTTTCCTTCAGAGATTTTGGCAGGTTTAAATTGACAGATAGAAAATATGATAATGATTCTCTCAATATATATACAGCGAGGTTAAACGATCTGCGAAAAGACACTCTACACAGAGCAAAACTTAAATGGA ATGATCATCAATATGTAGAGATTTCACGTTTGTCTCTGGAAAGCCCAGAAAAGTCTTACATCTTAGTAGGAGTAATTTACAAAGATCAAAAGCTGAAGCCCTCTCTGCTGCGAGATCTCAGCAAGGAGTTGCAGCTGGAAGCGCGACCAAGTGGCACTTATGCATCAGtcgatgataaattatttctagaAGACGAAACCTTACGTGTGAGATTAGTAGGAAATCACATGGATGTACAAGAAGTAGTCACTGGGGTTGTTTGTGCAGTACTTGGACGCGAATTAGAAAACGGGACATTCTTG GTTGAAGACTGGTGTTTTCCAGGATACTGTCCAAAACCTTCTAGTTCCGGTGGCTTGTCAGTGGAAGATGGAAAGATTTTACTAGTATGTGGTTTAGATTTAGTTAATAACACGGATGAGCTCAGCTTAGATTTACTTTCGGAATGGGTCACCGGAATGGCAGGATGCGCCAATACTCAAAAGGAAGAAGCAGTTATTGCTAGAATTATTATCGCGG GAAATACCATTCGCGGCTCTGAAACAATATACAATCACAAAGGATATCATGAAACTAAATCAcatgatgaatataaaattaaagaaaatataaaagcgaTGCATAAACTTGACGCTTTTCTCAGCAATATTCTTCACTGCTGTTGTGTCGTATTAATGCCGGGAGAATTCGATCCTACTTGTAATTACAGCATGCCGCAACAACCCTTCCATCCATGTACTTTACAAAAATCAGTTAG GTTTAAAAGCTTGCATGGTGCGACTAATCCTTGGATTGGAAATATTGGATGTCGTGTCGTAGCTGGATCTTGCGGCAAACCGATCTTAGATATCATGAAAATCGCTGGTCTATCTCAATTATCACCGTTGGAATGGTTGGAGCGTACCTTAACTTGGAGACATTACGCTCCAACTGGACCCGATACTCTTCCAATTtatccattttttaaaaacgatcCATTTGTCATGGACGAATGGCCGGACATTTATTTTGCCGGAAACATGGATAAATACGATACGAAGATAGTAACGG CTGACGAGGGACATGCAGTGAGACTGATATGCATTCCAAAGTTTTCGGAAGCAAAAACAGCAGTGCTGGTCAATTTGCAAGACTTGACGACGCAACCTGTTTCATTTGGTGACGATCTGACATAA